A portion of the Blautia hansenii DSM 20583 genome contains these proteins:
- a CDS encoding phosphoribosylformylglycinamidine synthase — MSSVKRVYVEKKQDFAVQAKELKSEIEGYLGIKDVTGVRVLIRYDVENISDEVFEKACTCVFSEPPVDDLFRETFEMAENAKAFSVEYLPGQFDQRADSAVQCVQFLKEDETPIIRSATTYVIEGNISDEELEAIKNHCINPVDSREAEAAKPETLVTKFEEPEDVKIFDGFMEMPEADLQELYNSLNLAMTFKDFLHIQNYYKNEEKRNPSMTEIRVLDTYWSDHCRHTTFSTELKNVTFGEGDYKEPIEKTYEKYLEDRQVLYKDRDDKFVCLMDLALMAMKKLKSEGKLQDQEESDEINACSIVVPVDVDGKEEEWLINFKNETHNHPTEIEPFGGAATCLGGAIRDPLSGRTYVYQAMRVTGAADPTVSVKETMKGKLPQKKLVRGAAHGYSSYGNQIGLATGYVKEIYHPDYVAKRMEIGAVLGAAPRRGVIRENSDPGDIIILLGGRTGRDGCGGATGSSKVHTEESIETCGAEVQKGNAPTERKIQRLFRREEVSKIIKKCNDFGAGGVSVAIGELAAGLKIDLDKVPKKYAGLDGTEIAISESQERMAVVIDPKDVEKFLGFAKEENLEAIPVATVTEEPRLVMNWRGKTIVDLSRAFLDTNGAHQETDVFVEIPGKEDNALTKTKEVKDVKEAWLSTLADLNTCSQKGLVEMFDGSIGAGSVFMPYGGKYQLTETQTMVAKVPVLNGKTETVTMMSYGFDPYVSSWSPYHGAVYAVTESVARIVAAGGDYSKIRFTFQEYFRRMTEDPHRWSQPFAALLGAYAAQLGFGLPSIGGKDSMSGSFNEIDVPPTLVSFAVDVAKQKDVITPELKNAGNKLVWLRAPKASYDLPDFEALKEQYDKLHEDIQAGRVVSAYALDRQGIAAAVSKMAFGNQMGVKLCDSVEEAAVFGAGFGDIICEVAHDKVNELKMDCVVIGEVTDKAAFEYKDMTISMAEALETWKAPLENVFKTRSGSETDDATKSMDRGLYDTKEVHICSHKIAQPTVFIPVFPGTNCEYDSTKAFERAGAKVITKVFKNLDAADIRDSVDAFEKAIDQSQMIMFPGGFSAGDEPDGSAKFFATAFRNEKMKEAVMRLLNERDGLALGICNGFQALIKLGLVPYGEIVGQTENSPTLTFNTIGRHISKIVYTKVVTNKSPWLLKAELGKVYANPASHGEGRFVANDEWLQKLFANGQVATQYCDINGNVTMDEEWNVNGSYCAIEGITSPDGRVLGKMAHSERRGDGVAMNIYGEQDIKIFESGVEYFK, encoded by the coding sequence ATGAGCAGTGTAAAACGTGTTTATGTTGAGAAGAAGCAGGACTTTGCAGTTCAGGCAAAGGAATTGAAGAGTGAGATTGAAGGTTATTTAGGAATTAAAGATGTAACTGGCGTGCGTGTGCTAATTCGCTATGATGTTGAAAACATTTCTGACGAGGTATTTGAAAAAGCATGTACCTGTGTATTTTCAGAGCCTCCGGTAGATGATTTATTTAGAGAAACTTTTGAAATGGCAGAGAATGCAAAGGCATTTTCTGTGGAATACCTTCCGGGACAGTTTGACCAGAGAGCGGACTCCGCTGTACAGTGTGTGCAGTTTTTAAAAGAGGATGAAACTCCGATTATTCGTTCTGCAACGACTTATGTAATTGAAGGTAATATTTCTGATGAAGAGCTGGAAGCAATTAAAAATCATTGCATTAATCCGGTAGACTCCAGAGAAGCAGAAGCTGCAAAACCGGAAACATTAGTAACGAAATTTGAAGAACCGGAAGATGTTAAGATTTTTGACGGCTTCATGGAAATGCCGGAAGCAGACTTACAGGAATTATACAATTCTTTAAATCTGGCTATGACATTTAAGGATTTCCTGCATATTCAGAATTACTATAAAAATGAAGAAAAACGCAATCCTTCCATGACAGAAATCCGTGTTCTGGATACTTATTGGTCAGACCATTGCCGTCATACAACCTTCTCCACAGAATTAAAGAATGTTACTTTCGGCGAAGGTGATTACAAAGAGCCAATCGAAAAAACTTATGAGAAATATCTGGAAGACCGTCAGGTACTTTACAAAGACAGAGATGATAAATTTGTTTGTCTTATGGATTTGGCTTTAATGGCAATGAAAAAGCTGAAATCTGAAGGAAAATTACAGGATCAGGAGGAGTCTGATGAAATTAACGCCTGCTCCATCGTTGTTCCGGTAGATGTAGATGGAAAAGAAGAAGAATGGTTAATCAACTTCAAAAACGAAACACATAACCACCCAACAGAAATCGAGCCTTTCGGTGGTGCGGCAACCTGCCTTGGCGGTGCAATCCGTGACCCGCTTTCAGGACGTACTTATGTGTATCAGGCAATGCGTGTGACAGGTGCGGCAGACCCAACTGTTTCCGTAAAAGAAACTATGAAAGGTAAACTGCCTCAGAAGAAGCTGGTTCGCGGCGCTGCTCACGGATATTCTTCTTACGGTAACCAGATTGGCCTTGCGACAGGTTATGTAAAAGAAATCTATCATCCGGACTACGTTGCAAAGCGTATGGAAATCGGCGCTGTTTTAGGCGCTGCTCCAAGACGTGGGGTTATTCGTGAAAATTCTGATCCGGGCGATATCATTATCTTATTAGGCGGACGTACAGGACGTGACGGCTGCGGTGGTGCTACAGGTTCTTCTAAAGTACATACAGAGGAGTCTATTGAAACCTGCGGTGCAGAGGTACAGAAAGGTAATGCGCCTACGGAAAGAAAAATTCAGAGATTATTCAGAAGAGAAGAAGTCAGCAAAATCATTAAAAAATGTAATGACTTTGGTGCTGGCGGTGTTTCTGTTGCCATCGGTGAGCTGGCAGCAGGACTGAAAATTGACTTAGATAAGGTTCCAAAGAAATATGCAGGTCTTGACGGTACAGAAATTGCTATTTCCGAGTCACAGGAGAGAATGGCAGTTGTGATTGATCCAAAAGACGTAGAGAAATTCCTTGGGTTTGCAAAAGAGGAAAACTTAGAGGCAATTCCTGTTGCAACGGTAACAGAAGAACCAAGATTGGTGATGAACTGGAGAGGCAAAACCATTGTAGACTTATCCAGAGCCTTCCTTGATACAAACGGCGCTCATCAGGAAACAGACGTATTTGTAGAAATTCCGGGTAAAGAAGACAATGCTTTGACAAAAACAAAAGAAGTGAAAGACGTAAAAGAAGCATGGCTTTCTACTTTAGCAGACTTAAATACCTGTTCTCAGAAGGGACTTGTGGAAATGTTTGACGGTTCTATCGGAGCAGGCAGCGTATTTATGCCTTACGGCGGTAAATATCAGCTTACAGAAACACAGACTATGGTAGCAAAAGTTCCTGTATTAAACGGTAAAACAGAAACCGTAACCATGATGAGCTATGGATTTGATCCTTATGTATCAAGCTGGAGCCCATATCACGGAGCTGTTTATGCAGTGACAGAGTCTGTTGCAAGAATTGTGGCAGCAGGTGGTGATTATAGTAAAATCCGCTTTACTTTCCAAGAATACTTCAGAAGAATGACAGAAGATCCACATCGTTGGAGCCAGCCATTTGCAGCGCTTTTAGGCGCTTATGCGGCACAGCTTGGATTTGGTCTTCCGTCTATCGGCGGAAAAGACTCCATGTCAGGAAGCTTTAATGAAATTGATGTGCCTCCTACATTGGTATCTTTTGCAGTTGATGTGGCAAAACAGAAGGATGTTATTACACCGGAACTGAAAAATGCCGGAAATAAATTAGTATGGCTTCGTGCACCAAAGGCTTCTTATGATTTACCTGATTTTGAAGCTTTAAAAGAACAGTATGACAAGCTTCATGAAGACATTCAGGCAGGCAGAGTTGTTTCTGCTTACGCTTTAGACCGTCAGGGTATTGCGGCAGCCGTATCAAAGATGGCATTCGGTAACCAGATGGGTGTAAAGCTTTGCGACAGCGTAGAAGAAGCAGCCGTATTCGGAGCAGGCTTTGGCGATATTATCTGTGAAGTGGCACATGATAAAGTAAATGAACTGAAAATGGATTGTGTTGTAATCGGTGAAGTAACAGATAAAGCAGCATTTGAATATAAAGATATGACAATTTCTATGGCAGAAGCTTTGGAAACATGGAAAGCGCCATTGGAAAACGTATTTAAAACACGTTCCGGTTCTGAAACAGACGATGCAACAAAGAGCATGGACAGAGGCTTATATGATACAAAAGAAGTTCATATCTGTTCTCATAAAATTGCACAGCCGACTGTATTTATCCCTGTATTCCCAGGAACAAACTGTGAATACGACAGTACAAAGGCATTTGAACGTGCAGGTGCAAAAGTGATTACAAAAGTATTCAAAAATCTGGATGCAGCAGATATCCGTGACTCCGTAGACGCTTTTGAAAAAGCCATCGACCAGTCTCAGATGATTATGTTCCCGGGCGGATTTTCCGCAGGTGACGAACCGGACGGTTCTGCAAAATTCTTTGCAACTGCATTTAGAAATGAAAAGATGAAAGAAGCGGTTATGCGTCTGTTAAATGAAAGAGACGGTTTGGCTCTTGGTATTTGTAATGGTTTCCAAGCTCTTATTAAACTGGGCTTAGTACCTTACGGAGAAATTGTCGGACAGACAGAAAATTCTCCGACACTTACCTTCAATACAATCGGACGTCATATTTCTAAGATTGTATATACAAAGGTTGTAACAAATAAATCTCCATGGCTGTTAAAAGCAGAGCTTGGCAAGGTTTATGCAAACCCTGCTTCTCATGGTGAAGGTCGTTTCGTAGCAAATGATGAATGGCTGCAGAAGCTGTTTGCAAACGGTCAGGTAGCTACACAATACTGTGATATTAACGGCAATGTTACGATGGACGAAGAATGGAATGTCAATGGTTCTTACTGTGCAATTGAAGGTATCACAAGTCCTGACGGACGTGTGCTTGGTAAGATGGCACATTCTGAAAGACGTGGTGATGGCGTTGCCATGAATATTTACGGTGAACAGGATATCAAGATTTTTGAGTCTGGTGTAGAATATTTTAAATAA
- a CDS encoding HPr family phosphocarrier protein: protein MVERQIKLTANEDVKEFVNQASKCDFDIDVFYNRVVIDAKSILGVLSMDLTKVLTVRCNGHDERFDEFLNKFAVA, encoded by the coding sequence ATGGTAGAGCGCCAAATTAAGCTTACTGCAAATGAAGACGTAAAAGAATTCGTAAATCAGGCAAGTAAATGTGATTTCGATATTGATGTTTTTTACAACAGAGTGGTAATTGACGCAAAATCAATATTAGGAGTTTTAAGTATGGATTTGACCAAAGTCTTAACAGTAAGATGCAATGGTCATGATGAAAGATTTGACGAGTTTTTAAATAAATTTGCAGTAGCATAG
- a CDS encoding ATP-dependent DNA helicase, which produces MEKERIKISVRNLVEFILRSGNLDNRRTSVADREAMQKGSRIHRKLQKQMKASYKAEVPLKWEEEYSDFIIEIEGRADGIIDDEEACVIDEIKGVYRDLYFLEEPVPVHKAQAMCYAYFYASQKKISKIEVQMTYCHLETEEIKRFREEFSFSYLKKWFEDLLSEYYKWANFQYQRRIERRSSMEGLEFPYPYRKGQKELVSGVYHTMRTEKQLFIQAPTGIGKTMAAIFPAVRAVGEGHGDKIFYLTAKTITRTVAEEAFSILKEKGLSYKTISITAKEKLCLCEETDCNPEKCPYAEGHFDRVNAAVFEILNEKDTYLREDLLEQAEKHRVCPYEMCLDISSWVDAVICDYNYVFDPNVYLRRFFGDGVKGDYLFLIDEAHNLVERGRKMYSAVLCKEDFLETAKIVKEHSAKLYKILKKCNRLMLEYKRECDECTVMENIAGLSLQLMNLLGEMENFLEKEHEEKVQKAVLEFSFSVRHFLNMYDIADENYVIYSHYDDEQRFLITLYCVNPKRNLQECLNKGRGAVFFSGTFLPLPYYRSLFSERRDDYAICASSPFLRENLKLLVACDVSSKYTRRGVSEYEKMAEYIYELAAGKQGNYMVFFPSYRMLEDIYEIFRNKTEERQFEVSCILQSSNMTEQEREEFLEAFQENSAKTLIGFCVMGGIFSEGIDLTGERLIGAAIVGTGLPQVGCEREILKNYYDEKAQNGFAYAYRYPGMNKVLQAAGRVIRTKEDRGVVLLLDERFLQREYLELFPQEWQSYERCTVGNAGQKIRAFWDS; this is translated from the coding sequence ATGGAAAAAGAAAGAATAAAAATTTCTGTCCGAAATCTGGTAGAATTTATTTTGAGAAGCGGAAATCTGGATAACAGAAGAACAAGTGTGGCAGATCGGGAGGCAATGCAAAAGGGAAGTAGAATACACAGAAAGCTTCAAAAGCAGATGAAAGCTTCTTATAAAGCAGAAGTTCCCTTAAAGTGGGAGGAAGAATATTCGGATTTTATTATTGAGATAGAAGGCAGAGCAGACGGAATTATCGATGACGAGGAAGCGTGTGTCATTGATGAGATAAAAGGTGTATACAGAGACTTATATTTTCTGGAAGAGCCTGTGCCGGTTCATAAAGCACAGGCTATGTGTTATGCTTATTTTTATGCCAGCCAGAAAAAAATTTCGAAAATCGAGGTACAAATGACCTACTGCCATTTGGAAACAGAGGAAATTAAGCGGTTTCGGGAAGAATTTTCTTTTTCTTATTTGAAGAAATGGTTTGAGGATTTGCTCAGTGAATACTATAAGTGGGCAAATTTTCAGTATCAGAGGAGAATAGAAAGACGCAGCTCCATGGAAGGATTGGAGTTCCCTTATCCATACAGAAAAGGGCAAAAAGAACTGGTATCAGGAGTATATCATACCATGCGGACAGAAAAGCAGCTGTTTATTCAGGCGCCTACGGGTATCGGAAAGACTATGGCAGCTATTTTTCCGGCAGTTCGTGCGGTGGGAGAGGGGCATGGAGATAAAATCTTTTATCTTACGGCAAAAACCATTACCAGAACTGTGGCAGAGGAAGCATTTTCTATTTTAAAAGAAAAGGGACTGTCTTATAAAACTATCAGTATTACGGCAAAAGAGAAGCTGTGTCTGTGTGAGGAAACAGATTGTAATCCTGAGAAATGTCCTTATGCAGAGGGGCATTTTGACAGAGTAAACGCAGCGGTATTTGAGATTTTAAATGAAAAAGATACTTATTTAAGGGAAGATTTGCTGGAGCAGGCAGAGAAGCACAGAGTATGCCCTTATGAAATGTGCCTTGATATTTCTTCATGGGTAGACGCTGTTATTTGCGATTATAATTATGTATTTGACCCCAATGTATATTTGAGACGGTTTTTCGGTGACGGCGTTAAAGGAGATTATCTGTTTTTGATTGATGAGGCTCACAATCTGGTGGAGCGAGGACGGAAGATGTACAGCGCTGTTTTATGTAAAGAGGATTTCTTAGAAACAGCCAAAATTGTGAAGGAACACAGTGCAAAGTTATATAAAATTTTGAAGAAATGCAATCGTCTGATGTTGGAATATAAGCGGGAATGTGACGAATGTACCGTGATGGAAAATATTGCAGGACTTTCGTTACAGCTTATGAATTTATTAGGAGAGATGGAAAACTTTTTGGAAAAGGAACATGAGGAAAAGGTACAGAAGGCTGTGCTGGAATTTTCTTTTTCTGTTCGGCATTTTCTGAATATGTACGATATTGCAGATGAAAATTATGTGATTTACAGCCATTATGATGATGAGCAGCGGTTTCTCATCACCCTTTATTGTGTTAATCCGAAAAGAAATCTTCAGGAATGTTTAAATAAAGGAAGAGGAGCGGTGTTTTTCTCAGGAACATTTTTGCCATTGCCTTATTACCGCTCTTTGTTTAGTGAAAGACGGGATGATTATGCCATCTGTGCCAGCTCACCATTTCTTCGGGAAAATTTAAAGCTTTTGGTTGCCTGTGATGTGAGCAGTAAATATACAAGGCGCGGTGTTTCAGAATATGAGAAAATGGCAGAGTATATTTATGAGCTGGCAGCAGGAAAACAGGGGAATTATATGGTGTTTTTTCCCTCTTATCGTATGCTGGAGGACATTTACGAGATTTTCCGGAACAAGACAGAAGAGAGACAATTTGAAGTATCCTGTATTTTGCAGAGCAGCAATATGACAGAGCAAGAAAGGGAAGAATTTCTGGAAGCTTTTCAGGAAAATTCTGCAAAAACCCTGATAGGATTTTGCGTGATGGGCGGAATTTTTTCAGAAGGGATTGATTTAACAGGAGAGCGTTTGATTGGCGCTGCCATTGTGGGAACGGGGCTTCCGCAGGTGGGCTGTGAGCGGGAAATTTTGAAGAATTATTATGATGAGAAAGCGCAAAACGGCTTTGCCTACGCATACAGATATCCCGGAATGAACAAGGTATTGCAGGCGGCAGGCAGAGTCATTCGTACAAAAGAGGACAGAGGTGTGGTACTCCTTTTAGATGAACGTTTTCTGCAAAGAGAATATTTAGAATTATTCCCACAGGAATGGCAGAGCTATGAAAGGTGTACTGTTGGAAACGCAGGGCAGAAAATCAGGGCTTTCTGGGACAGCTAA
- a CDS encoding Mrp/NBP35 family ATP-binding protein, producing the protein MNEEKKQCDSKSCTKEDCAGCSHAKGAGVPKENLNTHSKIKKVIGVVSGKGGVGKSLVTASLANEMAFQGYRVGIMDADITGPSIPRMYGLKGSAVADDKGIYPMETGNDVKVMSVNLLLPQEDAPVIWRGPILANMVKQFWTDVVWGELDYLFVDMPPGTGDVPLTVFQSLPIDGIVIVSSPQDLVQMIVKKAYNMAKMMNVPVFGLVENYSYVKCPDCGKEIYIFGESKVDAAAEEVNVPVIGKMPLDREIAAAVDAGQFAGVVNTYLSGAGKYLPEV; encoded by the coding sequence ATGAACGAAGAAAAGAAACAGTGTGACAGCAAGAGCTGTACAAAAGAAGATTGTGCCGGATGCAGCCATGCAAAAGGTGCGGGCGTACCAAAGGAAAATTTAAACACACATTCAAAAATTAAAAAAGTAATCGGTGTTGTCAGCGGAAAAGGCGGCGTAGGAAAATCTCTGGTTACTGCCTCTCTGGCAAATGAAATGGCATTTCAGGGATACCGTGTCGGCATTATGGATGCAGATATTACAGGACCTTCTATTCCCAGAATGTATGGCTTAAAAGGCTCTGCCGTAGCGGATGACAAGGGAATTTACCCAATGGAAACAGGCAATGACGTAAAGGTAATGTCTGTAAATCTTTTACTTCCGCAGGAGGATGCACCGGTTATCTGGAGAGGACCGATTTTGGCAAATATGGTAAAACAGTTCTGGACAGATGTTGTCTGGGGCGAGCTGGATTATCTTTTTGTGGATATGCCGCCGGGAACAGGCGATGTGCCGCTTACCGTATTCCAGTCTCTTCCGATTGACGGAATTGTAATTGTATCTTCTCCTCAGGATTTGGTACAGATGATTGTGAAAAAGGCATACAACATGGCAAAAATGATGAACGTACCTGTTTTCGGATTGGTAGAAAATTATAGCTATGTAAAATGTCCGGACTGCGGAAAAGAAATTTATATCTTTGGAGAGAGCAAGGTAGATGCGGCAGCAGAGGAAGTCAATGTTCCGGTAATCGGTAAAATGCCGTTGGACAGAGAAATTGCAGCAGCAGTGGATGCAGGACAATTTGCCGGTGTAGTGAATACATATCTTTCCGGTGCAGGCAAATATCTGCCGGAGGTTTAG
- a CDS encoding LysR family transcriptional regulator: protein MDISFELYKVFYYVATTLNFSEASRQLYISQSAVSQAVKALENKLGHPLFLRNTKKVTLTPEGEALLRYVEPAVNLLYNAERQISHAQPSEAPLRLGASDTICRYFLLPYFKRFHKEFPNIPIKVTNSTSGGCVSLLHNNKVDFIVTNAPNPHLTNKDMCCTIQEFQDVFVAGKKFFSLQEQIISLKQLAQYPILMLDKTSSTSEFLHEFFIKNGVSLTPEAELSSNDLLLDFARIGLGITVVPDYVLKSQKKDFYPLKLKENLPKRRLVLAYNPKLLSSPAAKNFLEYLHCDKLMV from the coding sequence ATGGATATCAGTTTCGAATTATACAAAGTTTTCTACTATGTTGCCACTACCTTAAATTTCTCAGAAGCTTCCCGTCAGCTCTACATCTCCCAGTCTGCGGTAAGTCAGGCTGTAAAGGCTTTAGAAAATAAGCTGGGGCATCCCTTATTTTTAAGAAATACGAAAAAAGTCACCCTGACACCGGAAGGAGAAGCTTTACTTCGTTATGTAGAGCCTGCGGTCAATCTTCTTTACAATGCAGAACGACAGATTTCTCACGCACAGCCTTCTGAAGCTCCTTTGCGTCTGGGAGCATCGGATACCATCTGCCGCTATTTTCTGCTTCCTTATTTTAAACGCTTTCATAAGGAGTTTCCAAATATTCCTATTAAGGTAACCAACTCTACTTCTGGAGGCTGCGTTTCATTATTGCACAATAACAAGGTGGATTTTATTGTTACCAACGCCCCAAACCCGCACCTTACCAATAAAGATATGTGTTGTACCATACAGGAATTTCAAGACGTCTTTGTGGCAGGAAAGAAATTTTTCAGCCTTCAGGAGCAGATTATTTCTCTGAAACAGCTTGCCCAATATCCTATTTTAATGCTGGATAAAACCAGCTCTACCAGTGAGTTTCTCCATGAGTTTTTTATTAAAAACGGCGTGTCCCTGACACCGGAAGCAGAGCTTTCCAGCAATGACCTGCTCCTTGATTTTGCCCGTATCGGACTGGGAATTACCGTTGTTCCGGATTATGTCCTGAAATCACAAAAAAAGGATTTTTATCCATTAAAATTAAAAGAAAACCTTCCGAAACGCCGGCTTGTCCTTGCGTATAATCCAAAGCTTTTATCCTCTCCTGCCGCAAAAAATTTTTTGGAGTATCTTCACTGTGATAAGCTTATGGTTTAG